From a single Ursus arctos isolate Adak ecotype North America unplaced genomic scaffold, UrsArc2.0 scaffold_34, whole genome shotgun sequence genomic region:
- the SUSD2 gene encoding sushi domain-containing protein 2, protein MKLLVLLWALLLLGTAPGPGPRPAAGARGSCSHRCGDRDELCSCHPTCSGLSTCCSDFRDFCLEVSPYSGSMMGGKDFVVQHLNWFNPADGVICRFKESIQTLGHVDSFGHVHCVSPLLYETGRIPFTLSMDNGRSFPRSGTWLAVHPSKVSKTEKSELVNETRWQYYGTAGITGNLSLIWEPSALSAQFVTIELWGYEETGKPYSDKWAAKWSYLYPLATSIPNSGFFTFTPKPAPQSYQRWEVGALRIINSKYYAGEKDVHAVWSNEHALAWHLGEDFQADPEAWARAQCLAWEELEDQLPNFLEELPDCPCTLAQARADSGRFHTDYGCDIEHGSVCTYHPGAVHCVRSVQASPQYASGQQCCYTEAGTLLLTADSTGGSTPDRGHDWGAPPFRTPPRVPGLSHWLYDVVSFYHCCLWAPECSRYMRRRPSSDCRSYRPSRLASAFGDPHFVTFDGANFSFNGRGEYVLLEATLTNLRVQGRAQPRTTSDGTQDRGTGLTAVAVQEGNSDVLEVRLAAREGVLQVLLNQEVLSFTEQSWMDLKGMFLSAAAEDSVSIMLSSGAGLEVSVQGPFLSVTVLLPEKFLTHTQGLLGTLNDDPTDDFTLRDGKVLPPKAASRELFRFGADWAVENASSLLTYDSWFLVNNFLYQSKHDHTFQPLFPEETIPNPSLAAEAAEVCGDNQFCTFDVMATGSLRVGNATRTAHQWHQRRMQSLQPVTSCGWLAPPPNGRKEGIGYLSGSTVYFHCDSGYSLFGAEASTCQADGTWSRPSPMCQPARSYTVLLSIVFGGLALVALVALVYVLLRRRKGNVASWGSQP, encoded by the exons ATGAAGCTGCTCGTCCTGCTCTGGGCCCTGCTCCTGCTCGGGACAGCCCCTGGCCCGGGTCCCCGGCCTGCAGCAG GTGCCCGGGGGAGCTGTTCCCACCGCTGTGGAGACCGGGATGAGCTGTGCTCCTGCCACCCGACCTGCTCCGGCCTGAGCACCTGCTGCTCGGACTTCCGGGACTTCTGCCTAGAAGTCTCGCCCTACTCGGGCTCCATGATGGGCGGCAAGGACTTCGTAGTGCAGCACCTCAACTGGTTCAACCCCGCGGATGGTGTGATCTGCAG GTTTAAGGAGAGCATCCAGACCCTCGGGCACGTGGACTCCTTTGGACATGTGCACTGTGTGTCCCCCTTGCTGTATGAGACGGGCCGCATCCCCTTCACCCTCTCCATGGACAATGGTCGCTCCTTTCCCCGCTCTGGGACTTGGCTAGCTG TGCACCCCAGCAAAGTGTCAAAGACGGAGAAGAGTGAGCTGGTGAACGAGACCCGCTGGCAATACTACGGCACCGCTGGCATCACGGGTAACCTCTCCCTGATCTGGGAGCCCTCGGCTCTGTCCGCGCAGTTTGTCACCATCGAACTCTGGGGTTATGAGGAGACAG GGAAGCCATATTCAGATAAGTGGGCAGCGAAGTGGTCGTACCTGTACCCCCTGGCCACAAGCATCCCCAACTCTGGCTTCTTCACCTTCACTCCGAAACCCGCCCCTCAAAGCTACCAGAGATGGGAAGTGGGTGCACTTCGGATCATCAACAGCAAATACTACGCGGGGGAGAA GGACGTGCACGCAGTCTGGAGCAATGAGCACGCGCTGGCCTGGCACCTGGGTGAGGACTTCCAGGCGGACCCAGAGGCCTGGGCCCGGGCCCAGTGCCTGGcctgggaggagctggaggacCAACTGCCCAACTTCCTGGAGGAGCTGCCTGACTGCCCCTGCACCCTGGCACAGGCCCGGGCTGACTCTGGCCGCTTCCAC ACGGACTATGGCTGTGACATCGAGCACGGCAGCGTGTGCACCTACCACCCCGGGGCCGTGCACTGTGTGCGCTCCGTGCAAGCCAG TCCCCAGTACGCCTCCGGTCAGCAGTGCTGCTACACGGAGGCCGGCACCCTGCTCCTGACGGCCGACTCAACCGGGGGCAGCACCCCGGACCGTGGCCACGACTGGGGCGCGCCCCCATTCCGCACACCACCCCGCGTGCCTGGCCTCTCCCATTGGCTCTACGATGTCGTCAGCTTCTACCACTGCTGCCTCTGGGCGCCCGAGTGCTCGCGGTACATGCGGCGGCGGCCCTCCAGTGACTGTCGCAGCTACCGGCCGTCGCGCCTAG ccTCCGCTTTCGGGGACCCACACTTTGTGACCTTCGATGGTGCCAACTTCTCGTTCAATGGGCGTGGCGAATACGTGCTGCTGGAGGCCACGCTGACCAACTTGAGGGTGCAGGGGCGGGCCCAGCCCCGGACAACTTCTGACG GCACGCAGGACCGAGGCACAGGGCTGACGGCCGTGGCAGTCCAGGAGGGCAATTCCGATGTGCTGGAGGTCCGGCTAGCAGCCAGGGAGGGGGTCCTGCAGGTGCTGCTGAACCAGGAGGTGCTCAGCTTTACCGAGCAGAGCTGGATGGACCTGAAGG GAATGTTCCTGTCCGCAGCTGCCGAAGACAGCGTATCCATCATGCTGTCCTCAGGGGCTGGCCTGGAGGTCAGTGTCCAGGGGCCATTCCTGAGTGTGACTGTCCTCCTGCCTGAGAAGTTCCTTACCCACACGCAAGGACTTCTCGGGACACTGAATGATGACCCCACCGATGACTTCACCCTGCGCGACGGGAAGGTCTTGCCCCCCAAGGCTGCTTCCCGTGAGCTGTTCCGCTTTGGGGCTGACT GGGCCGTGGAGAACGCCTCGTCCCTGCTCACCTATGACTCCTGGTTCCTGGTCAACAACTTCCTGTATCAGTCCAAGCACGACCACACCTTTCAGCCCCTGTTCCCCGAGGAGACCATCCCCAACCCCAGTCTGGCCGCTGAGGCAGCTGAAGTGTGTGGGGACAACCAGTTCTGCACATTTGACGTGATGGCCACCGGGAGCCTGCGTGTAGGCAATGCCACGCGGACGGCCCACCAGTGGCACCAGCGTCGCATGCAGAGCCTGCAGCCCG TGACGTCCTGCGGCTGGCTGGCTCCGCCCCCCAATGGGCGCAAGGAGGGTATCGGGTACCTGTCGGGCTCCACCGTCTACTTCCACTGCGACAGCGGCTACAGCCTGTTTGGGGCAGAGGCCAGCACCTGCCAGGCTGATGGCACCTGGTCCAGGCCCAGCCCCATGTGCCAGCCAG CGCGGAGCTACACTGTGTTGCTGAGCATCGTCTTCGGAGGCCTGGCACTCGTGGCTCTGGTCGCGCTCGTCTACGTGCTGTTGCGCCGCAGGAAGGGCAACGT GGCCAGCTGGGGTTCGCAGCCCTGA